A single window of Nicotiana sylvestris chromosome 5, ASM39365v2, whole genome shotgun sequence DNA harbors:
- the LOC138869512 gene encoding uncharacterized protein: protein MAEYEACIMGLNLVINMNIHELLVIGDSDRLVHQVQGEWAMKNTKILPYLYHVQELMKRFTKIEFKDVPRIQNEFADALDTLSSMIQHPDKNFIDPVPMRIHNQPTYRAHVEEETDGKPWFRDIKEYLTRGEYPEQANHTQKRTLWRLSNHFFQSGGTLYRRTPDLGLLRCVDVKEASRLLEEIHAGTCGPHMNGFVLAKKILRAGYFWITMEMDCIRYI, encoded by the coding sequence atggcggaatatgaagcttgcatcatggggctcaatctgGTCATCAATATGAATATACATGAGTTACTGGTGATAGGAGATTCGGATCGTCtagtacatcaggttcaaggagagtGGGCTatgaagaacaccaagatactaccatacttgtatcatgtgcaggaattgatgaaaagattcacaaagatagaattcaaagatgtacccagaattcaaaatgagtttgcaGATGCACTGGacactttgtcatcaatgatacaacatccagacaagaatttcattgatcccgtcccgatgaggatccataatcaaccaACTTACcgtgctcatgttgaagaggagacggatggaaagccttggttccgcgacatcaaagaatatttgacaagaggagaatatccagagcaggcaaaccacactcagaaacgcacgtTGTGGAGgctatccaatcacttcttccaaagcggaggGACCCTATATAGAAGAACCCCTGATCTAgggttgttaaggtgtgttgacgtaAAGGAAGCTTCTAGATTGCTCGAAGAAATACACGCCGgaacttgtggaccacatatgaatggttttgttctagccaagaaaatactcagagctggatatttttggataaCCATGGAGATGGATTGCATCCGGTACATATAA